In Sphingomonas sp. PAMC26645, one DNA window encodes the following:
- a CDS encoding PAS domain-containing protein yields MQRPTAPTTDTPVSSHASEDRYRALVDAIDAGFCIIDLLFDGERPVDYRFIEVNPRFESQTGLVDPVGRTASELVPDLEAFWFETYGRVATTGQPARFDHGSEQMGRWFDVHAFRVGDPEARQVAVLFTDISERRNILTAAQASEERLGQALAAGNGIGTWDWDVPNDRVTADERFSTLYGVSPELGRAGAPIERFFGNIHPDDVQAAQSAIDTALRTGGDFNAEYRLVQPDGAIHWVTAQGRCRLAADGTPLRFPGISFDITERKQAELRQRALLELSDAIRDLTDPDEIAYAASAILGRALQVSRVGYGIIDKVNETITVKRDWNAEGVTTLAGTLHFRAHGTYIEDLKAGRTVAIADVDKDDRTRDTADVLKAIDAWSFVNMPLLEQDDFVALLYANHAVARVWSDDDLVLMREVAERVRAATERLRAETARRESEEQFRVFAEAVPNQIWAARPDGHLYWFNRQVYEYNGLEPGALDGIGTWRDRVHPDDYQAASEAWRHSLATGERYSVEYRARSKDGDYRWFLVRADAVRAPDGTILRWVGTNTDIDDSRRQTAELARWNETLEDQVATRTRELMVAEEALRQSQKMEAVGQLTGGIAHDFNNLLTGITGSLELLGIRIAQGRLNDVERYSLAAQGAAKRAAALTHRLLAFSRRQTLDPKPTDVNRLVGGIEDMVRRTVGPEVAVEVVASVGLWATLVDPHQLENALLNLCINARDAMPGGGRLTIETANRWIDARTARERELDAGQYVSLCVSDTGTGMTPEVIAKAFDPFFTTKPLGLGTGLGLSMIYGFARQSGGHVRIYSEVGEGTNVCIYLPRHFGEAEDTETVAGHAEAPRANAGETVLVVDDEPTVRMLVMEVLEELGYAAIEAADGASGLKLLQSDIRIDLLVTDVGLPGGMNGRQMADAARIGRPDLKILFITGYAENAVVGNGHLDPGMHVMTKPFAMEALATRIKDLIVAG; encoded by the coding sequence ATGCAGCGACCTACGGCCCCGACTACCGATACCCCTGTTTCGTCGCATGCGAGCGAGGACCGATACCGCGCCTTGGTGGACGCGATCGATGCCGGTTTCTGCATCATAGACCTGCTGTTCGACGGCGAACGCCCCGTCGACTACCGCTTTATCGAGGTCAATCCGCGGTTCGAGAGCCAGACCGGGCTGGTTGATCCGGTCGGCAGGACCGCGAGTGAACTGGTCCCCGATCTCGAAGCCTTCTGGTTCGAGACCTATGGCCGCGTCGCGACGACCGGCCAACCCGCGCGGTTCGATCATGGTTCGGAACAGATGGGACGGTGGTTCGACGTCCACGCCTTCCGCGTCGGCGATCCCGAAGCCCGACAGGTCGCGGTATTGTTCACCGATATCTCCGAGCGCCGCAACATCCTCACCGCGGCGCAAGCCAGCGAGGAACGGCTTGGCCAGGCGCTGGCTGCAGGCAATGGCATCGGCACATGGGACTGGGACGTTCCGAACGACCGCGTCACCGCGGACGAGCGGTTCTCGACACTGTACGGCGTTTCCCCCGAGCTTGGACGCGCCGGTGCGCCGATCGAGCGTTTCTTCGGCAACATCCATCCCGACGATGTGCAAGCCGCGCAGTCCGCAATCGACACGGCCTTACGGACTGGAGGCGATTTCAATGCGGAATACCGTCTCGTACAGCCCGACGGCGCAATCCATTGGGTGACCGCGCAAGGTCGCTGTCGCTTGGCCGCCGATGGCACGCCGCTTCGCTTCCCCGGCATCAGCTTCGACATCACTGAGCGCAAGCAGGCCGAGTTGCGCCAGCGCGCGCTGCTCGAGCTGAGCGACGCGATCCGCGACCTGACCGACCCTGACGAGATCGCCTATGCCGCCTCCGCGATCCTGGGCCGCGCCTTGCAGGTCAGCCGGGTAGGCTATGGCATCATCGACAAGGTGAACGAGACGATCACGGTCAAGCGCGACTGGAATGCGGAAGGCGTGACGACGCTCGCCGGCACGCTGCATTTCCGGGCGCACGGGACGTATATCGAAGACCTCAAGGCCGGACGAACGGTGGCGATCGCCGATGTCGACAAGGACGACCGGACGCGCGACACCGCCGATGTCTTGAAGGCGATCGACGCGTGGTCGTTCGTCAACATGCCGCTCCTCGAACAGGATGATTTCGTCGCGTTGCTCTACGCCAACCACGCCGTTGCGCGGGTGTGGAGCGACGATGACCTTGTCCTCATGCGGGAAGTTGCCGAGCGAGTCCGGGCCGCCACCGAACGGCTGCGTGCGGAAACCGCGCGGCGCGAGAGCGAGGAACAGTTCCGGGTCTTCGCCGAAGCCGTGCCGAACCAGATCTGGGCGGCTAGGCCCGACGGGCACCTCTATTGGTTCAACCGCCAGGTCTATGAGTATAACGGACTGGAACCGGGTGCGCTCGACGGTATCGGCACCTGGAGAGACCGCGTCCACCCCGACGATTATCAAGCTGCTTCCGAAGCTTGGCGGCATTCCCTCGCAACCGGTGAGCGGTACAGCGTCGAGTATCGGGCGCGGAGCAAGGATGGCGACTATCGCTGGTTCCTGGTCCGTGCGGACGCGGTCCGCGCTCCCGACGGCACGATCCTTCGCTGGGTCGGGACCAACACCGACATCGACGACAGCCGCCGCCAGACCGCCGAACTCGCGCGCTGGAACGAGACGCTGGAGGATCAGGTTGCGACGCGAACGCGCGAACTCATGGTTGCCGAGGAAGCGTTGCGGCAAAGCCAGAAGATGGAAGCCGTCGGCCAGCTTACCGGAGGAATTGCGCATGATTTTAACAATTTGCTGACCGGCATTACCGGCAGCTTGGAACTGCTCGGAATCCGTATCGCGCAAGGCCGGTTGAACGACGTAGAGCGCTATTCGCTGGCCGCGCAGGGTGCTGCAAAGCGTGCGGCGGCGCTGACCCACCGGTTGCTCGCCTTTTCGCGGCGACAGACGCTCGATCCCAAGCCGACCGACGTCAACCGGCTGGTCGGGGGGATCGAGGATATGGTCCGGCGCACGGTCGGTCCCGAAGTCGCGGTCGAGGTCGTCGCCTCGGTGGGGCTTTGGGCGACCCTGGTCGATCCCCACCAGTTGGAGAACGCACTGCTCAACCTGTGCATCAACGCGCGCGATGCGATGCCGGGTGGCGGGCGACTGACGATCGAGACCGCCAATCGCTGGATCGATGCCCGGACGGCACGCGAGCGTGAACTCGATGCCGGACAATATGTGTCGCTGTGCGTGTCCGACACGGGCACGGGCATGACCCCGGAGGTGATCGCCAAGGCGTTCGATCCGTTCTTCACGACCAAGCCGCTTGGGCTTGGCACCGGGCTTGGCCTGTCGATGATCTACGGCTTTGCCCGGCAATCCGGTGGACATGTCCGCATTTACTCTGAGGTCGGCGAAGGCACCAACGTTTGCATCTACCTCCCGCGGCATTTCGGTGAGGCCGAGGATACCGAGACCGTCGCCGGACACGCCGAAGCCCCGCGTGCGAACGCCGGCGAAACGGTGCTCGTGGTCGACGACGAACCGACCGTCCGAATGCTGGTGATGGAGGTGCTCGAGGAGCTTGGCTACGCGGCGATCGAAGCGGCAGACGGGGCATCAGGGCTCAAACTGCTCCAGTCCGACATTCGCATCGACCTGCTGGTCACCGACGTCGGCCTTCCCGGCGGCATGAACGGGCGACAGATGGCCGACGCGGCGCGGATCGGGCGGCCGGACCTCAAGATCCTCTTCATCACCGGCTATGCGGAGAATGCGGTCGTCGGCAACGGTCATCTCGATCCCGGCATGCATGTCATGACAAAGCCGTTCGCGATGGAAGCCCTGGCCACGCGCATCAAGGATCTGATCGTTGCGGGATGA
- a CDS encoding arylesterase has translation MRFWPLYGGGLALLQAGLLAGCDRTPEVPAPPPATNTVSSVAATPAPQGPERLILAFGDSLYAGYGLDRGQSLPDALQNRLRKDGINATIVNAGVSGDTSAAGRQRFAFALDNMKRKPDLLLLGLGGNDVLRQISPAETRANMTAMMDEAKRRGIPVMLTGMMAPPNLGREYSSQFNGIWTDLAKTYHATLYPFILDGVIGNAALMQADHVHPNRTGVDRITARVAPLVESALGRSQ, from the coding sequence ATGCGATTCTGGCCTCTTTATGGGGGCGGACTGGCGCTTCTCCAAGCGGGGTTGCTGGCCGGCTGCGATCGGACACCCGAAGTCCCTGCCCCGCCGCCCGCGACGAACACCGTATCGTCGGTTGCTGCGACCCCAGCACCGCAGGGTCCGGAGCGTCTGATCCTGGCCTTCGGGGACAGCCTGTATGCGGGCTACGGCCTCGACCGCGGTCAGAGCCTGCCCGATGCCTTGCAGAACCGGTTGCGCAAGGACGGGATCAACGCGACGATCGTCAATGCCGGCGTCTCGGGCGATACCAGCGCGGCGGGGCGGCAGCGGTTCGCCTTCGCGCTCGACAACATGAAGCGCAAACCCGACCTCCTCCTGCTGGGGCTCGGCGGCAACGATGTTCTTCGCCAGATTTCCCCGGCCGAGACGCGCGCCAACATGACGGCGATGATGGACGAGGCAAAGCGTCGCGGCATCCCGGTGATGCTGACCGGCATGATGGCGCCGCCCAACCTGGGTCGGGAGTATTCTTCGCAGTTCAATGGGATATGGACCGACTTGGCCAAGACCTATCATGCAACGCTGTACCCGTTCATCCTGGACGGAGTCATCGGCAACGCCGCGCTGATGCAGGCGGATCACGTTCATCCCAACCGGACCGGCGTCGACCGGATCACCGCCCGCGTTGCGCCACTGGTGGAAAGCGCGTTAGGACGATCGCAATGA
- a CDS encoding N-formylglutamate amidohydrolase, protein MKTAISQSLLGTEDAAPVTLVNPEGASSFLLIGDHAGKAVPAALGSLGLGDAELSQHIGWDIGIAELGQMLAERLDAVFLRQTYSRLVIDCNRSAQQPDAIAAVSDGTVVSGNQALSDADVAARFAEIHEPYQAAIAAELARRDALGITTTLVALHSFTPSMRGVERPWQIGILHDGGDTGFAHALLGVLRDEPDLTVGDNEPYRMDQIDYTVPRHAYPARPYAEIEIRQDLLGSTEGCAAWADRLARLLPVAAARTRGA, encoded by the coding sequence ATGAAGACCGCTATCAGCCAATCGCTGCTTGGGACCGAAGATGCCGCACCGGTCACATTGGTCAACCCCGAAGGTGCGTCATCGTTCCTGCTGATCGGCGATCATGCCGGGAAAGCCGTGCCGGCCGCGCTCGGCTCGCTGGGGTTGGGCGATGCCGAACTCTCGCAGCACATCGGTTGGGACATCGGCATCGCCGAGCTTGGCCAGATGTTGGCCGAGCGGCTCGACGCGGTCTTCCTCCGCCAGACCTATTCGCGGCTGGTGATCGACTGCAACCGGAGCGCGCAGCAGCCCGATGCGATCGCCGCAGTGAGCGACGGGACCGTCGTGTCGGGCAACCAAGCCTTGTCGGACGCCGACGTCGCGGCGCGGTTCGCCGAGATCCACGAGCCTTATCAGGCGGCGATCGCGGCCGAACTTGCGCGCCGCGATGCTCTGGGGATCACGACGACACTCGTCGCGCTGCACAGCTTCACGCCGTCGATGCGTGGTGTCGAACGGCCGTGGCAGATCGGTATCCTGCATGACGGCGGCGATACCGGGTTTGCGCACGCCCTGCTCGGCGTCCTGCGCGACGAGCCCGACCTGACCGTGGGGGACAACGAACCCTACCGCATGGACCAGATCGACTACACCGTTCCGCGCCACGCCTACCCCGCCCGCCCCTATGCCGAGATCGAGATCCGGCAGGATCTGTTGGGCTCGACGGAAGGATGCGCGGCGTGGGCGGATCGGCTCGCGCGGCTGCTGCCGGTGGCCGCGGCACGCACCCGGGGAGCTTGA
- a CDS encoding transglutaminase family protein codes for MLIRTGYDIVFETKVATPMMAMLSLHPSRNKDLVTPHRIVATPDVPTYDYLDAFGNVCTRITVPKGGLTLSCDFTIEDSGEPDPITPDAVQHAVEDLPDDVLIYLLGSRYCETDRLTETAWSLFGHVPSGWQRVQAIVDFVHDHVEFGYHYARPTKTAWDVHQERQGVCRDFAHLAITLCRCMNIPARYCTGYLGDIGIPPVDVPMDFSAWFDVYLGGTWHTFDARHNRPRIGRILMARGRDATDTALTTTFGRAQLVRFDVHTDEVFADDQPGG; via the coding sequence ATGCTGATCCGGACTGGCTACGACATAGTTTTCGAGACCAAGGTCGCGACGCCGATGATGGCGATGCTCAGCCTGCATCCGTCCCGCAACAAGGATCTCGTGACGCCACACCGGATCGTCGCGACCCCCGACGTGCCGACCTACGATTACCTCGACGCGTTCGGCAACGTCTGCACGCGCATCACCGTGCCCAAGGGCGGCCTGACGCTGTCGTGCGACTTCACGATCGAGGATAGTGGAGAGCCCGATCCGATCACGCCGGACGCCGTCCAGCACGCGGTCGAGGATCTGCCCGACGATGTCCTGATCTACCTGCTCGGCAGCCGCTATTGCGAGACCGACCGGCTGACCGAGACCGCCTGGTCGCTGTTCGGGCATGTCCCGTCCGGCTGGCAGCGGGTTCAGGCGATCGTCGACTTCGTCCATGATCACGTCGAGTTCGGCTATCACTATGCCCGCCCGACGAAGACCGCTTGGGACGTTCATCAGGAGCGCCAGGGCGTGTGTCGCGACTTCGCCCACCTGGCGATCACGCTGTGCCGGTGCATGAACATCCCTGCGCGCTATTGCACCGGGTATCTCGGCGATATCGGCATCCCGCCGGTCGACGTGCCGATGGACTTTTCGGCATGGTTCGACGTGTATCTGGGCGGGACGTGGCACACCTTCGACGCTCGCCACAATCGCCCGCGGATCGGTCGCATCCTGATGGCGCGGGGGCGCGATGCAACCGACACTGCGCTGACGACGACGTTCGGTCGGGCGCAGTTGGTAAGGTTCGACGTGCATACCGACGAAGTCTTTGCCGACGACCAGCCGGGCGGGTAA
- a CDS encoding Crp/Fnr family transcriptional regulator, with product MSGLIARLGRHLDLTDAEREAILHAERGERRLRAGDVLVAEGGESHALYVVRQGWLHSSTKLVTGGRQILRFHYAGDLIGTSSMAWSQAAATLTAISDCIVIDLPKTELGLLFRAQPRIAGLLYAIAAAENVAMSDRLTTIGRMGASERLSTLLLDIMARLRVTAGGIVDSFDLPLTQTDIGDALGLTKVHVNRTIRALEKAGVIERNGRRVRIVDEAALVTATGFTDRYGEIETAWLPPAV from the coding sequence TTGAGCGGTTTGATCGCACGACTGGGGCGGCATCTCGATCTCACCGACGCCGAACGCGAGGCAATCCTGCACGCCGAACGCGGCGAGCGGCGGTTGCGTGCGGGTGACGTGCTGGTCGCGGAAGGTGGCGAAAGTCACGCGCTGTATGTCGTGCGACAGGGGTGGCTGCACTCGTCGACCAAGCTGGTCACCGGCGGGCGCCAGATTCTGCGGTTTCATTACGCGGGCGACCTGATCGGAACGTCGAGCATGGCGTGGTCGCAAGCAGCGGCGACACTGACCGCGATCTCGGACTGCATCGTGATCGATTTGCCGAAGACCGAACTCGGGCTGCTCTTCCGCGCGCAACCGCGCATCGCCGGGCTGCTCTATGCGATCGCCGCAGCCGAGAACGTCGCGATGAGCGACCGGCTGACGACGATCGGGCGGATGGGGGCAAGCGAGCGGCTGTCGACGCTGCTGCTCGACATCATGGCGCGGCTGCGCGTGACGGCGGGGGGGATCGTCGATTCCTTCGACCTGCCGCTGACGCAGACCGATATCGGCGATGCGCTTGGGCTGACCAAGGTGCATGTGAACCGGACGATCCGGGCGCTGGAGAAGGCGGGCGTGATCGAGCGGAACGGGCGTCGAGTCCGGATCGTCGACGAAGCGGCGCTGGTGACGGCGACCGGGTTTACCGATCGGTACGGCGAGATCGAGACCGCGTGGTTGCCGCCAGCGGTTTGA
- a CDS encoding transglutaminase family protein, which produces MPSLTLSHVTRYSYRHPVAFGEHRIMVRPRESFDQHLIDAQLTISPEPSDVRWLQDVFGNSVAIATFDKRAKELVFDSRVQLLHTPAELQNVDIERYARMYPFTYSSEEMPDLLRSIERQHHDPLRQIDSWARRFVRTDGPTDTLAMLSDMTATIRREFTYVPRPEKGTQSPIETLATRKGTCRDYAVLMIEAVRALGFAARFISGYVYNPSAREQQTGGGNTHAWVRVYLPGSGWVEFDPTNGIVGNRGLVRVAVARDIYQAVPISGTWSGFPGSFLDMTVSVDITLDDVDAAGQHLAQTLKQA; this is translated from the coding sequence ATGCCATCTCTAACTCTCTCTCATGTAACCCGATACTCCTACCGCCATCCGGTAGCGTTTGGCGAGCATCGGATCATGGTTCGCCCGCGCGAGAGTTTCGACCAGCATCTGATCGATGCGCAGCTGACGATCAGTCCAGAGCCTTCGGACGTCCGCTGGCTACAGGACGTGTTCGGCAATTCGGTCGCGATCGCGACGTTCGACAAGCGCGCGAAGGAGCTCGTCTTCGACAGCCGCGTGCAGTTGCTGCACACGCCGGCCGAACTGCAGAACGTCGATATCGAGCGGTATGCGCGGATGTATCCGTTCACGTATTCGTCGGAGGAGATGCCCGACCTGCTTCGTTCGATCGAGCGTCAGCATCACGATCCGCTGCGCCAGATCGACAGCTGGGCACGGCGCTTCGTGCGGACCGACGGGCCGACCGACACGCTGGCGATGCTGTCGGACATGACCGCGACGATCCGGCGCGAGTTCACCTATGTCCCGCGACCGGAAAAGGGCACGCAGTCGCCGATCGAGACGCTGGCGACGCGCAAGGGGACGTGTCGCGATTATGCCGTGCTGATGATCGAGGCGGTCCGCGCGCTCGGCTTCGCGGCGCGGTTCATCTCGGGCTATGTCTACAACCCCAGCGCGCGCGAGCAGCAGACCGGCGGTGGCAACACGCATGCCTGGGTCCGCGTGTACCTGCCGGGATCGGGCTGGGTCGAGTTCGATCCGACCAATGGCATCGTCGGCAACCGCGGGCTCGTCCGCGTCGCGGTCGCGCGCGACATCTACCAGGCCGTGCCGATCTCCGGCACCTGGAGCGGCTTTCCCGGCAGCTTTCTCGACATGACCGTGTCGGTCGACATCACGCTCGACGATGTCGACGCGGCGGGGCAACACTTGGCACAAACTTTAAAACAGGCGTGA
- a CDS encoding ATP-binding cassette domain-containing protein has product MSEPASADMVISARDVTLTLGASTAATTILKGIDLDISQGTSVALLGPSGSGKSSLMAVLSGLERATSGRVQVAGLDFGKLDEDALARARRGRIGIVLQAFHLLPTMTALENVAVPMELAGMPDAFERAEVELAAVGLSHRIGHYPTQLSGGEQQRVAIARALGPRPALVFGDEPTGNLDAATSASVMDLLFDRRAATGATLIIITHDPVLAARCDRIVELADGRIAADRLR; this is encoded by the coding sequence ATGTCCGAACCTGCTTCCGCCGATATGGTGATCTCGGCGCGCGATGTCACGCTGACACTCGGCGCCTCGACCGCCGCGACGACGATCCTCAAGGGCATCGATCTCGACATCTCGCAGGGCACGAGCGTCGCGCTGCTCGGGCCTTCGGGGTCGGGCAAGTCGTCGCTGATGGCGGTGCTCTCCGGCCTGGAGCGCGCGACTAGCGGCCGGGTCCAGGTGGCGGGGCTCGATTTCGGCAAGCTCGACGAGGATGCCCTTGCGCGCGCGCGGCGTGGGCGGATCGGGATCGTCCTCCAGGCCTTCCACCTGCTCCCGACGATGACCGCGCTCGAGAACGTCGCCGTGCCAATGGAGCTGGCCGGGATGCCCGACGCGTTCGAGCGCGCGGAAGTCGAACTCGCCGCCGTCGGCCTGTCGCACCGGATCGGCCACTACCCCACGCAGCTTTCCGGCGGCGAGCAGCAGCGCGTGGCGATCGCCCGCGCGCTCGGCCCGCGGCCCGCGCTGGTCTTCGGCGACGAACCGACCGGCAACTTGGACGCCGCCACCAGCGCATCGGTCATGGACCTGTTGTTCGACCGCCGCGCCGCGACCGGTGCCACCTTGATCATCATTACCCACGACCCCGTGCTCGCCGCGCGTTGCGATCGCATCGTCGAGCTTGCCGACGGCCGGATCGCCGCGGATCGCTTGCGGTGA
- a CDS encoding FtsX-like permease family protein: MSEWRLAWRLARRELDLRFRGLRLLLACLFLGVGALAAIGSLTQSIDGELAARGSAILGGDIEFGTSQRAATPDERAAMARLGTVSETVRMQATAIRGTNSVPVQLKGVDAVYPLYGTLTVQGGSVAKVDDPKAIRIVPALAQRLGVGRGGHVRLGIADFTVAGVIANEPDRLGEGFTLGPVAIVSMAGIARTGLVQPGSLYESKYRVRLSPSASPTTAVDRFKAAFPTGGWETKTRDRAAPGAERFVDRMGQFLLLVGLSALVIAGIGVGNGVSSYLAARRSSIAALKVLGATSALIAKIYLLEVAVVAAMGIVAGLVAGAVTVPLIVWLAGDVLPVAPQFSLQFAPLALAAAYGMLIALAFTAPPLIEAGSIPAAGLLRGVFGNRSVPLRRTLPWVLGAGAAIVALALSTADQPGLSAGFLAAVAGVLLVLAGFGWAVRRLAAALPRSRKPLLRLAIAGLHRPGARTGTLVVALGLGLTLFVLLAGIRTSIDANIALTVPKRAPALFALDVPPDREAEFRRTIEGVATHPVIRTVPAMRGTITGYGTTRVADLKTLPDGAWALRGERGLTYAATLPEGSELTAGRWWPRNYKGPPLVSIDERLAKVLELKIGDPLTYTLLGVERTAHIASFRRISWDTLGFNFVMVFSPNAIEGAPHNLAATIELAPGQEAQVMRALLPRFPSVSVIEVRGVLGQVRDIVSQMAIAITAAASVAILAGIAVLIGAIAAAREARTYDGVILRTLGATRRQVLAVQALEYAFLSIVLSVLALLLGLGGAWYVVTQLFSFEWRPHYATVLATLLGGAGLTMVIGLIGAWSILGARPAQALRQL; this comes from the coding sequence GTGAGCGAATGGCGGCTGGCGTGGCGGCTTGCCCGTCGCGAACTCGATCTTCGGTTTCGCGGGCTGCGGCTTCTGCTGGCCTGCCTGTTCCTCGGCGTCGGCGCGTTGGCCGCGATCGGCAGCCTGACGCAGTCGATTGATGGCGAGCTTGCGGCACGCGGCAGCGCGATCCTTGGTGGCGATATCGAGTTCGGCACGTCGCAGCGCGCCGCTACGCCTGACGAACGCGCGGCGATGGCGCGGCTCGGCACGGTGTCCGAAACCGTGCGGATGCAGGCGACCGCGATCCGCGGCACGAACAGCGTGCCGGTCCAGCTCAAGGGCGTCGACGCGGTTTACCCGCTCTACGGGACGCTGACCGTACAGGGTGGATCGGTCGCGAAGGTCGACGATCCCAAGGCGATCCGGATCGTCCCGGCCTTGGCGCAGAGGCTTGGCGTCGGACGCGGCGGGCACGTACGGCTTGGGATCGCGGACTTCACCGTCGCGGGCGTGATCGCGAACGAACCGGACCGCCTCGGCGAGGGATTCACGCTCGGACCCGTCGCGATCGTCTCGATGGCGGGCATCGCGCGTACCGGTCTGGTCCAGCCCGGCAGCCTGTACGAGAGCAAGTACCGCGTTCGCCTGTCGCCCAGTGCTTCGCCCACTACCGCGGTCGATCGGTTCAAGGCGGCATTCCCGACCGGCGGCTGGGAAACCAAGACGCGCGACCGCGCCGCGCCCGGTGCCGAACGCTTTGTCGATCGCATGGGGCAGTTCCTGCTGCTGGTGGGGCTCTCCGCGCTGGTCATCGCCGGGATCGGCGTCGGCAACGGTGTGTCCTCCTATCTCGCCGCCCGCCGGAGCAGCATCGCGGCCTTGAAGGTGCTCGGAGCGACGTCTGCCCTCATCGCCAAAATCTACCTCCTCGAAGTCGCCGTCGTCGCCGCGATGGGGATCGTTGCCGGGTTGGTCGCGGGCGCGGTCACGGTGCCGCTGATCGTCTGGCTCGCGGGCGATGTCCTGCCAGTCGCGCCACAATTCTCACTCCAGTTCGCGCCCCTCGCGCTCGCCGCCGCCTACGGGATGCTTATCGCGCTCGCCTTCACCGCGCCTCCCCTGATCGAGGCGGGCAGCATTCCCGCGGCGGGCCTGTTGCGCGGGGTGTTCGGCAATCGGTCCGTGCCGCTGCGCCGGACCTTGCCTTGGGTCCTCGGTGCAGGCGCCGCGATCGTCGCGCTCGCACTCTCGACCGCGGACCAGCCCGGTCTCAGCGCAGGATTCCTCGCGGCGGTGGCCGGCGTATTGCTGGTGCTGGCAGGGTTCGGCTGGGCCGTACGCCGGCTCGCCGCCGCGCTTCCCCGCTCGCGCAAGCCGTTGTTGCGGCTCGCCATCGCCGGACTTCACCGTCCCGGCGCGCGTACCGGCACCCTGGTCGTCGCGCTCGGTCTCGGCCTGACGCTGTTCGTCCTCCTCGCCGGCATCCGCACCAGCATCGACGCGAACATCGCGCTTACCGTACCGAAGCGCGCACCGGCGCTGTTCGCATTAGACGTGCCGCCTGACCGCGAGGCGGAGTTCCGCCGGACCATCGAAGGCGTGGCGACCCACCCCGTGATCCGCACCGTCCCGGCGATGCGTGGCACGATCACCGGCTATGGCACCACGCGCGTCGCCGATCTCAAGACGCTGCCCGACGGCGCATGGGCGTTGCGCGGCGAACGCGGGCTGACCTACGCCGCGACCTTGCCCGAGGGCAGCGAACTCACCGCTGGTCGGTGGTGGCCGCGAAACTACAAGGGCCCGCCACTGGTCTCGATCGACGAGCGGCTGGCCAAGGTGCTCGAACTCAAGATCGGTGATCCGCTCACCTATACCTTGCTCGGCGTCGAGCGGACCGCGCATATCGCGTCGTTCCGCCGGATCAGCTGGGATACGCTCGGCTTCAACTTCGTCATGGTGTTCTCGCCTAACGCAATCGAGGGCGCGCCGCACAATCTCGCCGCAACGATCGAACTCGCACCGGGGCAGGAAGCGCAAGTCATGCGTGCTTTGCTGCCGCGTTTTCCGTCGGTCTCGGTGATCGAGGTTCGTGGCGTGCTGGGCCAAGTCCGTGATATCGTCTCGCAGATGGCGATTGCGATCACCGCGGCAGCGTCGGTAGCTATCCTGGCCGGGATAGCGGTGCTGATCGGCGCGATTGCCGCAGCGCGAGAGGCGCGCACCTATGATGGCGTGATCCTGCGCACGCTCGGCGCTACCCGGCGGCAGGTGCTGGCGGTGCAGGCGCTCGAGTACGCGTTCCTCAGTATCGTGCTGTCGGTACTCGCGTTGCTGCTCGGGCTCGGTGGCGCGTGGTATGTCGTGACCCAGCTCTTCAGTTTCGAATGGCGCCCGCACTACGCAACCGTCTTGGCAACGTTGCTGGGCGGGGCGGGGTTGACGATGGTGATCGGGCTTATCGGTGCGTGGTCCATTCTCGGCGCGCGGCCCGCACAGGCGTTGCGGCAACTCTGA